A genomic window from Bradyrhizobium lupini includes:
- a CDS encoding SDR family NAD(P)-dependent oxidoreductase: MTRLSHLTLRNFMIALHDLLATTAALFAAFYLRFEGGDGFFDRLPLLIQILPYFLAFSVVVFFVFNLTTTKWRFISLPDALNIIRVATVLTVALLALDYIFVAPNVRGAFFLGKVTIVLYWFLEISFLSALRMAYRYFRYTRVRRHARTGDAAPTLLIGRAADAEVLLRGIESGAIKRIWPVGVLSPSSSDRGQFIRNVPVLGGVDDIEDVIADFTKRGKGIARVVMTPTAFEPEAHPESILMRARKLGVIVSRMPSLESGDTPRLTAVAVEDLLLRPSEKIDYARLEALIEGKAVIVTGGGGSIGSEICERVVAFGAARLLIVENSEPALYAITETLAALGTAASIEGRIADIRDRERIMRLMAEFKPDIVFHAAALKHVPILERDWSEGVKTNIFGSINVADAAHSAGAEAMVMISTDKAIEPVSMLGLTKRFAEMYCQALDHDLAAGHGGARRSMRLISVRFGNVLASNGSVVPKFKAQIDAGGPVTVTHPDMVRYFMTIREACDLVITAATHALGTQRSDVSVYVLNMGQPVKIVDLAERMIRLSGLQPGYDIEIVFTGMRPGERLHEILFASEEPTREIGVAGIMAAQPNEPPMQTLRKWIAALEQAIARDDRATIRTILKDAIPEFGSTAA; this comes from the coding sequence ATGACGCGTCTTTCGCATCTCACCTTGCGCAATTTCATGATCGCGCTCCACGACCTGCTGGCGACCACGGCGGCGCTGTTCGCCGCCTTCTATCTGCGCTTCGAGGGCGGCGACGGCTTCTTCGACCGCCTGCCGCTGCTAATTCAGATCCTGCCCTATTTTCTCGCCTTCAGCGTGGTCGTGTTCTTCGTCTTCAACTTGACCACGACGAAATGGCGCTTCATCTCGCTGCCCGACGCGCTGAACATCATCCGCGTCGCGACCGTGCTGACGGTTGCGCTCCTGGCGCTCGACTACATCTTCGTCGCCCCAAACGTCCGTGGTGCCTTCTTCCTCGGCAAGGTGACCATCGTCCTCTATTGGTTCCTCGAGATCTCCTTCCTCAGCGCGTTGCGCATGGCCTACCGCTATTTCCGCTATACGCGGGTTCGGCGTCACGCCCGCACCGGAGATGCCGCGCCGACGCTGCTGATCGGCCGCGCCGCGGATGCCGAGGTGCTGTTGCGCGGAATCGAGAGCGGGGCGATCAAGCGCATCTGGCCGGTCGGCGTGCTGTCGCCGTCGAGTTCCGATCGCGGCCAGTTCATCCGCAACGTCCCGGTTCTGGGCGGCGTCGACGACATCGAGGATGTCATCGCCGACTTCACCAAGCGCGGCAAGGGGATCGCGCGCGTCGTGATGACGCCAACGGCATTCGAGCCGGAGGCCCATCCCGAATCGATCCTGATGCGGGCGCGCAAGCTCGGCGTGATCGTGAGCCGCATGCCCTCGCTCGAGAGCGGCGATACCCCACGGCTCACGGCCGTCGCCGTCGAGGACCTGCTGCTGCGGCCGAGCGAAAAGATCGACTATGCGCGGCTCGAGGCCCTGATCGAGGGCAAGGCGGTGATCGTCACCGGTGGAGGCGGCTCGATCGGTTCCGAGATCTGCGAGCGTGTCGTCGCGTTCGGCGCCGCGCGCCTTCTGATCGTGGAAAATTCCGAGCCGGCGCTCTATGCGATCACGGAGACGCTCGCGGCGCTCGGCACTGCTGCTTCGATCGAAGGGCGGATCGCCGACATCCGCGACCGTGAGCGCATCATGCGCCTGATGGCCGAGTTCAAGCCGGACATCGTGTTCCATGCCGCCGCGCTCAAGCACGTGCCGATCCTCGAGCGCGACTGGAGCGAGGGCGTCAAGACCAACATCTTCGGCTCGATCAACGTTGCCGATGCCGCGCACAGCGCCGGCGCCGAAGCCATGGTGATGATCTCGACCGACAAGGCGATCGAGCCGGTGTCGATGCTCGGCCTGACCAAGCGCTTCGCCGAGATGTATTGCCAGGCGCTCGACCATGATCTTGCGGCGGGTCACGGCGGCGCCAGGCGGTCGATGCGGCTGATCTCGGTCCGGTTCGGTAACGTACTCGCGTCGAACGGCTCGGTGGTGCCGAAGTTCAAGGCCCAGATCGATGCCGGCGGTCCCGTGACGGTCACGCACCCCGACATGGTCCGCTACTTCATGACCATCCGCGAGGCCTGCGATCTCGTCATCACGGCGGCAACGCATGCGCTCGGAACGCAGCGCTCGGACGTGTCCGTCTACGTGCTCAACATGGGCCAGCCGGTGAAGATCGTCGATCTCGCCGAGCGCATGATCCGTCTCTCGGGCCTGCAACCCGGCTACGACATCGAAATCGTGTTCACGGGCATGCGGCCCGGCGAACGCCTGCACGAAATCCTGTTCGCCTCCGAGGAGCCGACCCGCGAGATCGGCGTCGCCGGCATCATGGCCGCGCAGCCGAACGAGCCGCCGATGCAGACGCTGCGCAAATGGATTGCGGCGCTGGAGCAGGCGATCGCGCGCGACGATCGGGCCACCATCAGGACCATCCTGAAGGACGCGATTCCGGAATTCGGGTCGACCGCGGCCTGA